Proteins encoded in a region of the Candidatus Zixiibacteriota bacterium genome:
- a CDS encoding T9SS type A sorting domain-containing protein, translating into MKCKLILLLCLGLFLFAGSSFAQDTAPPDTVILVITPPVASGLNFKLTGELYFFTTPQDVVSASMGFKWFEPNLTLDSAVASPLAVNAFNLSRFLYPNNNIDSANSQNRFVFGGARISGNGLLASNARKLIATYYFTLSPGPGLLPIIDFDTSTFSSGTIFKLVGNPGVTIVPQFNDPTPVGNPLGIIQTGDGINLPGKFALNQNYPNPFNPKTIISFDLPKGGDYTLTIYNVAGQAVEEINNSSLPGKVVYEWNATRYASGVYFYKVVSGEHTATKKMMLLK; encoded by the coding sequence ATGAAGTGCAAATTGATATTGTTATTATGCTTGGGGCTTTTCCTGTTCGCTGGTTCGTCATTCGCCCAGGACACAGCACCCCCCGACACGGTCATCCTTGTGATTACACCGCCTGTTGCATCAGGACTGAATTTCAAGCTGACGGGTGAATTATACTTTTTTACGACCCCACAGGATGTTGTTAGCGCCTCGATGGGCTTTAAGTGGTTCGAGCCCAATCTAACCTTAGATTCGGCCGTAGCTTCACCTCTTGCGGTAAACGCATTTAATCTGAGCCGATTTCTGTATCCCAACAATAATATCGATTCTGCGAACTCACAGAATCGTTTTGTTTTTGGAGGCGCTAGAATTTCTGGAAACGGATTGCTTGCAAGTAACGCTCGGAAATTAATTGCGACGTATTACTTTACGCTCTCTCCCGGCCCTGGCCTACTTCCAATAATTGATTTTGACACGTCGACCTTCTCTTCAGGCACGATATTTAAGTTAGTAGGGAATCCAGGCGTCACCATCGTTCCTCAGTTTAACGATCCGACACCAGTAGGAAACCCGCTCGGGATAATACAGACCGGAGACGGAATCAATCTGCCTGGAAAGTTTGCCCTTAATCAGAATTATCCTAATCCATTTAATCCAAAGACCATAATTTCCTTCGACCTACCCAAGGGTGGCGATTATACTTTGACCATCTATAATGTCGCAGGACAGGCTGTTGAAGAAATTAACAACTCTTCTCTTCCTGGTAAAGTTGTGTATGAATGGAACGCCACACGATATGCATCTGGAGTATATTTCTACAAAGTTGTCTCGGGAGAACATACTGCGACTAAGAAGATGATGCTTCTTAAGTAA
- a CDS encoding response regulator: MSSNSSVQIVVVDDEKYICDVMLESLSGEGYGVTAFNDPLIALDFIADNQIDLVLTDLMMGEHTGLQILETTMAHHSDAVTILMTAHPTVQTAIAVLTQGAYDFLVKPFKLEVLKATIARGLAHQKILRDKLHLEAQVDFLRAANSYAVTENVDDYLRLILRSCKVELGATAAAFIRVNPKTHEVAGTLCDADSKTAEAAVLDLTSVRQILADQSFETQVQTTRITVAAQEKSIQLISKPIVIDTAICGIINLQTISWFGRITPGQFDILTILTNSAASAITASNLYYDLRTSYLQAIHALANAIEARDPYTAGHTDRVLKLAELIARKMNWSEKQIDHLTVGCTLHDIGKIGVPDAVLNKVGKLTDEEWKQMMKHPTVGLKIVRHIDLFAPAVPYIISHHERYDGNGYPDGLKGEEIPFEGRLLAVADTFDAIVSDRPYRKGASFETAVLELIAHSGTQFDASVVVVFLEVILENGKSLQQWYNRPIDIDLLQKIILTETAQA, from the coding sequence ATGTCATCAAACTCGTCAGTTCAAATCGTCGTCGTCGATGATGAGAAATACATCTGCGATGTTATGCTTGAGTCGCTCTCCGGTGAGGGATATGGGGTTACGGCTTTCAACGACCCGTTGATCGCGCTTGATTTTATTGCTGACAATCAAATTGATCTTGTCCTGACCGATCTCATGATGGGCGAGCACACCGGCCTGCAGATTCTTGAGACGACAATGGCCCACCATTCTGATGCTGTGACAATCCTCATGACCGCCCATCCCACAGTACAAACCGCCATCGCAGTGCTCACACAGGGAGCATATGATTTTCTTGTGAAGCCCTTCAAACTCGAAGTTCTCAAAGCCACCATCGCTCGAGGCTTGGCTCATCAAAAGATTTTGCGTGACAAGTTACATCTCGAGGCTCAAGTCGATTTTCTCCGGGCAGCAAACTCCTACGCAGTGACAGAGAATGTTGATGACTACCTCAGACTTATCCTCAGGTCATGCAAGGTTGAATTAGGGGCTACAGCGGCGGCGTTTATAAGGGTAAATCCAAAAACGCATGAGGTCGCAGGCACTTTGTGCGATGCGGACTCGAAAACTGCCGAAGCCGCAGTGCTGGACTTGACATCGGTTCGCCAAATCCTTGCAGACCAGAGCTTTGAGACACAGGTTCAAACCACACGAATCACTGTAGCGGCTCAGGAGAAGTCGATTCAGCTAATCAGTAAACCAATTGTTATCGATACTGCCATCTGTGGTATTATCAACCTCCAAACAATCTCATGGTTTGGCCGGATAACACCGGGACAATTCGACATCCTCACCATTCTCACAAACTCCGCCGCTTCGGCTATCACTGCCAGCAATCTCTATTATGATCTTCGCACATCATATCTGCAAGCTATCCATGCCCTTGCCAACGCCATTGAGGCCCGCGACCCCTACACCGCAGGTCACACCGATCGCGTATTGAAACTGGCCGAACTCATCGCTCGCAAGATGAACTGGAGCGAAAAACAAATCGATCATCTCACCGTCGGCTGTACCCTGCACGATATCGGCAAAATCGGCGTGCCCGATGCCGTCCTCAACAAAGTCGGCAAGCTCACCGATGAAGAGTGGAAACAGATGATGAAACATCCCACCGTCGGCCTCAAAATCGTCAGACATATCGACCTCTTTGCCCCGGCGGTGCCATATATTATTTCCCACCATGAGCGTTACGACGGCAATGGCTATCCCGATGGCCTAAAAGGAGAAGAGATACCATTCGAGGGTCGTCTGCTGGCGGTAGCCGATACCTTTGATGCCATCGTCTCGGACAGGCCCTACCGCAAAGGGGCATCGTTTGAGACCGCCGTCCTTGAACTAATCGCCCATTCAGGCACCCAATTCGACGCAAGCGTCGTGGTCGTTTTCCTCGAAGTCATCCTCGAAAACGGAAAGAGCCTCCAGCAATGGTATAACAGACCAATCGATATAGATTTACTGCAAAAAATTATTCTCACCGAAACGGCACAGGCGTAA